In Colwellia sp. PAMC 20917, a single genomic region encodes these proteins:
- a CDS encoding ExbD/TolR family protein codes for MRRNRLYEDQKAEADMTPMLDIVFILLIFFIVTTSFVKEQGFLVNKPDGGNPNQNNNPMLLIRVNENGLVSLNGRITDIERLPANIENYMATNPVSAAVVIPHANTNYENVVKVIDHITMVGGLTVSIGK; via the coding sequence ATGAGAAGAAATAGACTTTATGAAGACCAAAAAGCTGAAGCAGATATGACACCTATGCTTGATATTGTTTTTATCCTTTTAATATTCTTTATTGTGACCACCTCATTTGTTAAAGAACAAGGTTTCTTAGTGAATAAACCCGATGGCGGCAATCCTAATCAGAATAATAATCCTATGTTACTTATAAGAGTAAATGAAAATGGTCTTGTTTCCTTAAATGGTAGAATTACAGATATTGAAAGACTACCAGCAAATATAGAAAATTATATGGCTACTAACCCAGTATCTGCTGCTGTTGTGATCCCTCACGCAAATACAAATTATGAGAATGTAGTTAAGGTTATCGATCACATAACTATGGTTGGTGGGCTTACGGTATCTATAGGAAAATAG
- a CDS encoding NAD(P)H-binding protein produces the protein MAKKAIVIGATGLVGRAIVDQLVSSDHISEIITLTRRRSPHASTKVCNQVVDFEHLNNYITLFDADFLFSCLGTTVKQAGSIVEQGRVDLDYQFEAAQLAVNNGVNHYLLVSSAGANDQSKNPYLKMKGLLEQRIKQLPFKRISIIQPSLLLGQRTEFRLGEKMASWFMPILCIIPLLRRFRPITGEQVAARMVLSSQELGPSIEIFCLDEVFI, from the coding sequence ATGGCAAAAAAAGCTATAGTTATAGGTGCTACCGGGTTAGTCGGTCGAGCGATAGTTGATCAACTTGTTAGCAGCGACCATATTAGTGAAATTATTACACTAACTCGTAGGCGTTCCCCACATGCATCGACAAAAGTTTGTAATCAAGTCGTGGACTTCGAACACCTCAATAATTACATCACACTATTTGATGCGGACTTTTTATTCTCATGTCTTGGTACAACAGTTAAACAAGCGGGTTCAATCGTAGAACAAGGTAGAGTAGATCTTGATTACCAGTTTGAAGCAGCACAATTAGCAGTAAACAACGGCGTTAATCACTACCTACTTGTTTCTTCTGCAGGGGCTAATGATCAAAGTAAAAATCCGTATCTAAAAATGAAAGGTCTTTTGGAGCAGAGAATAAAGCAATTACCCTTTAAACGTATTAGTATTATTCAACCGTCATTACTACTTGGTCAACGAACAGAATTTCGCTTAGGTGAAAAAATGGCTAGTTGGTTCATGCCTATTTTATGCATTATACCCTTGCTACGACGCTTCCGCCCGATAACGGGTGAGCAAGTAGCAGCAAGAATGGTCTTGTCTAGCCAGGAGCTTGGTCCGTCAATAGAGATTTTTTGTCTTGATGAAGTTTTTATTTAG
- a CDS encoding DUF2846 domain-containing protein, whose amino-acid sequence MRVLFLIICTLLFSGCSASGDRFKSFENPAVNKSSLYIYRPSKFFQGGTWPTIFIDGKEKFSLKNSGYVLTHVEPGAHEIKIGSTSFLDNWSFGDVIGNIDMEKGKTYYLRFDIEFQDATSMGTVMSFSGAVGLIEVNKEQAASDLKILNSSM is encoded by the coding sequence TTGAGAGTATTATTTCTAATTATATGCACACTACTTTTTAGTGGATGTTCTGCTTCTGGAGATCGGTTTAAAAGTTTTGAAAATCCAGCTGTAAATAAGAGTTCTTTATATATTTATAGGCCATCTAAATTCTTTCAAGGGGGAACTTGGCCAACCATTTTTATCGATGGTAAAGAAAAGTTTTCTTTAAAAAATTCCGGTTATGTCTTAACTCACGTAGAGCCAGGGGCACATGAGATAAAAATAGGCTCAACTTCTTTTCTAGATAATTGGAGTTTTGGAGATGTAATTGGAAATATTGATATGGAAAAAGGTAAGACATATTACTTAAGGTTCGATATAGAATTTCAAGATGCAACATCAATGGGAACAGTAATGTCATTTTCGGGGGCTGTGGGATTAATTGAAGTTAATAAAGAACAAGCGGCAAGCGATTTGAAAATACTTAATTCGAGTATGTAA
- a CDS encoding DUF6265 family protein has product MIKKSALYFLMLFCFDVLANDKFPNILFLEGEQQSPAADLSVVKWLSGHWRGEAFGGLIEEVWSSAVGGSMMGAFKLVVENEVQFYEIETISEENGTLVFRLKHFHRNLKGWEKKDKTIDFVLVKVMENKVYFNGMTIEKVSDNEINIYVAIEDNGSTSEEKFSYTRFN; this is encoded by the coding sequence ATGATTAAAAAAAGTGCACTTTATTTCCTTATGTTATTTTGTTTTGATGTTTTAGCAAATGATAAATTCCCTAATATATTATTTTTAGAAGGTGAACAGCAGTCACCTGCTGCTGATTTAAGTGTAGTGAAATGGCTTTCAGGTCATTGGAGAGGGGAAGCATTTGGTGGTCTCATTGAAGAAGTATGGTCGTCTGCTGTTGGCGGGAGCATGATGGGGGCATTTAAGCTTGTTGTTGAAAATGAAGTGCAATTCTATGAAATTGAAACAATATCTGAAGAAAATGGAACACTTGTCTTTAGACTAAAGCATTTTCATAGAAACTTAAAAGGATGGGAGAAGAAAGATAAAACTATTGATTTTGTATTGGTAAAAGTTATGGAAAATAAAGTTTACTTCAACGGCATGACTATTGAGAAAGTTAGCGATAACGAAATTAATATATATGTTGCTATTGAAGACAATGGAAGTACAAGCGAAGAAAAGTTTTCTTATACAAGATTTAATTGA
- a CDS encoding DUF1697 domain-containing protein — MQKFIILFRGINVGGNNILPMKELVPLLEQSGYESVSSYIQSGNIVLKSLKNPTEQVQCIISKNFGFAPAIFSLEESVFSTSALNNPYKDFEGKFVHFYFCKNHINLVQDKLNKYISSSEEYTVKGDVLYLHAPEGIGRSKLVANIESCLGQSATGRNLNTINKISTMLKNA; from the coding sequence GTGCAAAAATTCATCATATTATTCAGAGGGATCAATGTTGGGGGCAATAACATACTGCCGATGAAAGAGCTTGTCCCGCTTTTGGAACAAAGTGGCTATGAAAGTGTTTCATCATATATTCAAAGTGGCAATATCGTTTTAAAAAGCCTTAAAAATCCAACAGAGCAAGTGCAATGTATTATTTCCAAAAATTTTGGCTTTGCTCCTGCGATTTTCTCTTTAGAAGAGTCTGTGTTCTCAACATCAGCTTTAAATAATCCATACAAAGATTTTGAAGGTAAATTTGTACACTTTTACTTTTGTAAAAATCATATCAACCTAGTTCAAGATAAGTTAAATAAATATATATCAAGTTCTGAAGAGTATACAGTTAAAGGAGATGTCCTTTATTTACATGCACCTGAAGGCATAGGTCGTTCAAAACTAGTAGCAAATATAGAGTCCTGTTTAGGCCAAAGTGCGACAGGTAGAAATCTAAATACTATTAATAAAATTAGCACTATGCTAAAAAATGCATAA
- a CDS encoding gamma carbonic anhydrase family protein yields the protein MNKTILRSYNKITPKLGQKVYVDESAVLVGDISMGDDVSIWPLVAARGDVNTISIGNRTNIQDGTVLHVTRKSAGNPTGNPLIIGEDVTVGHKCMLHGCTLGDRILVGMGAIIMDGAIIENDVFIGAGSLVPPHKTLESGYLYVGNPVKQVRLLKESEQAFLSQSAINYVELKNEYLAQQ from the coding sequence ATGAATAAAACTATATTACGTAGCTACAATAAAATTACACCAAAATTGGGCCAAAAGGTCTATGTTGATGAGTCTGCTGTACTCGTTGGAGATATATCTATGGGTGACGATGTCAGTATTTGGCCTTTGGTCGCCGCTAGAGGTGATGTTAATACTATTAGCATTGGCAATAGAACCAATATCCAAGATGGTACGGTATTGCATGTAACCCGTAAAAGCGCAGGTAATCCAACAGGCAATCCTCTCATTATAGGTGAAGATGTTACCGTTGGTCACAAGTGCATGCTACATGGTTGCACGTTAGGAGATCGTATACTTGTTGGTATGGGGGCAATCATTATGGATGGCGCGATTATTGAAAATGACGTTTTTATTGGTGCTGGTTCTTTGGTGCCTCCCCATAAAACGTTAGAGAGTGGTTACCTATATGTAGGTAACCCGGTAAAACAAGTAAGATTACTAAAAGAAAGTGAGCAAGCGTTTCTTAGTCAGTCTGCGATTAATTATGTTGAGCTTAAGAATGAGTACCTTGCTCAACAATAA
- the aroE gene encoding shikimate dehydrogenase: MDQYRVFGNPIKQSRSPIIHQSFAQQTQQQLNYQSEYVALELFEQTIITFMNSGAKGANITAPFKEQAMALCDKLTERAQLAGAVNTLTFAGGKIFGDNTDGEGLVQDLLNHKILLKNSRILLLGAGGAAKGVILPLLAQGPQKIVIANRTVSKAEELIKKFNNNKLTATGFDALGAEKFDLIINGTSASLTGKIPPLSKELIANTDCYDMVYGKELSPFLAWAKANGASNVIDGLGMLVEQAAESFRTWRNVSPETASVLNRLRKEG, encoded by the coding sequence ATGGATCAATATCGCGTCTTTGGTAACCCTATCAAACAATCACGTTCGCCCATCATTCACCAATCTTTTGCGCAGCAAACTCAGCAGCAACTTAACTACCAAAGTGAATATGTAGCACTAGAGCTATTTGAACAAACAATCATTACTTTTATGAATAGTGGCGCTAAAGGTGCCAACATTACCGCTCCTTTTAAAGAACAAGCGATGGCATTATGCGATAAATTAACCGAGCGGGCTCAACTTGCCGGCGCGGTAAATACTTTAACGTTTGCGGGTGGTAAAATATTTGGCGATAACACCGATGGGGAAGGGCTTGTGCAAGATCTCCTTAATCATAAAATATTATTAAAAAATAGTCGTATTTTATTATTGGGTGCCGGTGGTGCCGCTAAAGGCGTGATTTTACCTTTATTAGCACAAGGACCACAGAAAATTGTTATCGCCAATAGAACAGTTAGTAAAGCTGAAGAGCTGATTAAAAAGTTTAACAACAATAAATTAACGGCTACAGGGTTCGATGCTCTGGGAGCAGAAAAGTTTGACCTTATCATCAATGGAACATCGGCAAGCTTAACGGGGAAAATTCCACCGTTATCAAAAGAGCTTATTGCTAATACCGACTGTTACGATATGGTTTATGGTAAAGAACTTAGTCCATTTTTAGCTTGGGCGAAAGCCAATGGCGCAAGTAATGTTATTGATGGTTTAGGTATGTTGGTAGAACAAGCCGCCGAAAGTTTCAGAACTTGGCGAAATGTTTCACCTGAAACTGCATCGGTACTAAATAGGCTAAGAAAAGAGGGTTAA
- a CDS encoding OmpW/AlkL family protein: MKKRLLTLAVLASLSVTSFAEDYKAGDFVFRGGATMVNPDSGKSGVYVEALGGNTPLSLSVDDNTQLGLNFIYFYDNNWAIEVLAATPFAHDVIIHDQQRISAGLFGANVDGATLAEVTQLPPTISALYYFNSTSNIKPYVGVGINYTIFFDESFKSTPESLGFNDLELDGSLGLSFQVGADYLINDKWHVNASARYIDINADATFKIGDIKGSASVEIDPMVYSIMLGYKF; encoded by the coding sequence ATGAAAAAACGTTTACTTACTTTAGCTGTTTTAGCTTCTCTTTCTGTAACTTCCTTCGCTGAAGACTATAAAGCCGGAGATTTTGTTTTCCGTGGTGGTGCGACCATGGTTAACCCAGATAGCGGTAAGTCAGGGGTTTATGTTGAAGCATTAGGAGGTAACACACCATTATCTCTTTCTGTTGATGACAATACTCAACTTGGCTTAAATTTTATTTATTTCTATGATAACAATTGGGCAATAGAAGTTTTAGCTGCAACACCATTCGCCCATGATGTCATTATTCACGATCAACAACGTATCTCTGCCGGACTGTTTGGTGCGAACGTTGATGGTGCAACATTAGCGGAAGTCACACAGTTACCACCTACAATTAGTGCGCTTTATTACTTTAACAGTACATCTAACATTAAACCTTATGTGGGTGTTGGCATAAATTACACCATATTTTTTGATGAAAGTTTTAAAAGTACACCTGAATCTTTGGGTTTTAATGATTTAGAGCTTGATGGTTCATTAGGCTTATCGTTTCAAGTGGGCGCCGATTACTTAATAAATGATAAGTGGCATGTAAATGCTTCCGCTCGTTATATTGATATTAACGCCGACGCCACCTTCAAAATTGGTGATATTAAAGGGTCTGCGTCAGTAGAAATTGACCCTATGGTTTATTCAATCATGTTGGGTTATAAGTTTTAG
- the hemF gene encoding oxygen-dependent coproporphyrinogen oxidase, which yields MSQVSIETVIEFLKSLQDNICSALEAADGSGQFVEDNWIRAEGGGGRTRVLTDGTVIEQGGVNFSEVSGDKLPPSASAHRPELAGRTWRACGVSLVIHPKNPYIPTSHANVRFFIAEKEGEEPVWWFGGGFDLTPFYPIKEDVVHWHQTAKSLCQPFGENVYDEHKKWCDEYFYLKHRDETRGVGGLFFDDLNQWDFDTCLNYIKAVGQGFVDAYVPIIEKRKHIEFSEQQRQFQLYRRGRYVEFNLVFDRGTLFGLQSGGRTESILMSMPPLARWEYNYQPDPTSQEAELAQYLVPQDWLAQ from the coding sequence ATGAGCCAAGTAAGCATAGAAACAGTCATTGAATTTTTAAAATCACTGCAAGACAATATTTGTTCAGCATTAGAAGCCGCCGACGGTAGTGGGCAGTTCGTTGAAGATAACTGGATACGCGCTGAAGGCGGCGGTGGCCGTACTCGAGTATTAACCGACGGGACTGTTATTGAACAAGGTGGTGTAAACTTTTCAGAAGTCTCTGGTGATAAGTTACCTCCATCAGCGAGTGCTCATCGACCTGAACTAGCGGGTAGAACATGGCGAGCTTGTGGTGTTTCATTAGTTATTCACCCTAAAAATCCTTATATCCCCACGTCACACGCTAATGTTCGATTTTTTATCGCTGAGAAAGAAGGCGAGGAACCTGTGTGGTGGTTTGGTGGCGGTTTTGATTTAACCCCTTTTTATCCTATAAAAGAAGACGTTGTTCATTGGCACCAAACGGCTAAATCACTTTGTCAGCCTTTTGGTGAAAATGTTTATGATGAGCATAAAAAGTGGTGTGATGAATATTTTTATTTAAAACATCGAGATGAAACGCGTGGTGTTGGTGGTTTATTTTTTGATGATTTGAATCAATGGGATTTTGATACTTGCCTAAATTATATTAAAGCTGTCGGGCAAGGCTTTGTTGACGCTTATGTTCCGATTATCGAAAAAAGAAAGCACATTGAATTCTCTGAGCAACAACGTCAATTTCAATTATATCGCCGTGGCCGTTATGTTGAGTTTAACTTAGTCTTTGACCGAGGCACCTTATTTGGTTTGCAGTCCGGTGGGCGTACAGAATCGATATTAATGTCGATGCCGCCACTTGCTCGTTGGGAATATAATTACCAACCCGATCCAACAAGTCAAGAAGCTGAACTGGCTCAGTACTTAGTACCACAAGACTGGTTAGCTCAATAG
- a CDS encoding Sua5/YciO/YrdC/YwlC family protein, which yields MMTSAEEAYSQGGIIAYPTEAVFGLGCDPDNLLAIEKLLSIKNRSPEKGLILLAANYSQLLPYIDDSKIPQDKRLSILSRWPNGITQLLPKNSNTHRLLTGKFPTIAVRLTSQPDVVALCNKVNKPIVSTSANLSGEEPARTWQDVEETLSAEIDFIIKGSTLGYTQPSRIIDALTGETIRA from the coding sequence ATGATGACTTCTGCCGAAGAGGCTTACAGCCAAGGTGGTATTATTGCTTATCCAACCGAAGCTGTTTTTGGCCTAGGTTGCGATCCAGATAATTTACTCGCAATTGAAAAATTACTTAGCATTAAAAACCGCTCTCCAGAAAAGGGCCTCATTTTACTAGCAGCTAACTACTCTCAATTACTCCCTTATATTGATGACAGTAAAATACCGCAAGATAAACGCTTGAGTATACTTTCTCGCTGGCCTAACGGTATTACTCAATTATTGCCAAAAAATAGTAATACTCATCGGCTACTTACTGGAAAATTTCCCACCATAGCCGTTCGATTGACTAGCCAACCTGATGTAGTAGCGCTGTGCAACAAGGTAAATAAACCGATTGTTTCTACCAGTGCTAACCTATCGGGGGAGGAGCCGGCAAGAACTTGGCAAGACGTTGAAGAAACATTGTCAGCTGAAATCGATTTCATCATAAAAGGTAGTACTTTAGGGTATACTCAACCTTCAAGAATAATTGATGCATTGACCGGAGAGACAATTCGCGCATGA
- a CDS encoding acyl-CoA synthetase: MNNIYDQGLEKVAANNQPLTPINFLNRTADVHPERVAIIHGKQKITYREYRNNVRRLASALMQRGVKPGNTVAIMAANIPAFLDAHYGVPLTGAVLHSINIRLDAESIAFLFDHGECDVLLTDTAFSCVVKKALTLCSRQPLIIDIDDVMSEGGERLGSVEYQDLLAEGNENFTGNLIHDEWQALALNYTSGTTGNPKGVVYSHRGAYLNSLGNNMIWPLGNNSVYLWTLPMFHCNGWCFPWTVVAVGGTQVCLRQVEVGAIIESLIEHKVSHFCGAPIVLNMILNADQKLLAKVPRGINIMTAGAPPPPSVIKGMEVMGFDITQGYGLTEVYGPCVVSEWKDEWNDKSDDERAALKARQGVRYPTQEEVDVLDPETMQPVPCNAETVGEIMFRGNSMMKGYLKNEKATNEAFKHGWFHSGDLAVKHPDGYIEIRDRSKDIIISGGENISSVEVESILYQHPDILEAAVVAKSDEKWGETPCAFVSLKRGRSATEQDIISFCREHMATFKAPKTIVFSDLPKTSTGKVQKFILREKVKSLS, from the coding sequence ATGAACAATATTTATGACCAAGGCTTAGAAAAAGTTGCAGCCAATAACCAGCCTTTAACACCGATTAACTTTTTAAATCGAACCGCCGACGTACATCCTGAACGCGTTGCCATCATTCATGGTAAACAAAAAATCACTTATCGTGAATATCGTAATAATGTTAGACGCCTAGCCTCAGCATTAATGCAACGCGGTGTTAAGCCCGGTAATACAGTAGCCATCATGGCGGCTAATATTCCTGCCTTTCTAGATGCCCATTATGGTGTGCCGTTAACGGGTGCAGTATTACATTCGATAAACATTCGTTTAGATGCTGAAAGTATTGCTTTTCTTTTCGACCATGGCGAATGTGATGTACTCCTAACCGATACGGCTTTTTCTTGTGTGGTAAAAAAAGCACTAACCTTATGTTCACGTCAACCGCTGATTATTGATATCGATGATGTAATGAGTGAAGGCGGTGAACGTTTAGGTTCTGTTGAGTATCAAGACTTACTTGCCGAAGGTAATGAAAATTTCACCGGAAATTTAATTCATGATGAGTGGCAAGCGCTGGCGTTAAATTACACATCAGGGACAACGGGTAACCCAAAAGGTGTGGTCTATTCACATCGCGGCGCTTATTTAAATTCGCTGGGTAACAACATGATCTGGCCATTAGGCAATAACTCAGTGTACCTATGGACACTGCCAATGTTCCATTGTAATGGTTGGTGTTTTCCATGGACTGTTGTTGCTGTGGGTGGAACACAAGTTTGCTTAAGGCAGGTAGAAGTTGGCGCAATCATCGAAAGTTTAATTGAACATAAGGTCAGCCATTTTTGTGGTGCGCCAATCGTCTTAAATATGATTTTAAATGCAGACCAAAAGTTACTGGCAAAAGTACCACGTGGCATAAATATCATGACCGCGGGGGCTCCGCCACCACCATCCGTTATTAAAGGGATGGAAGTAATGGGGTTTGATATCACCCAAGGCTATGGTTTAACTGAAGTTTATGGGCCTTGTGTGGTAAGTGAATGGAAAGATGAATGGAATGATAAAAGCGACGATGAAAGAGCTGCGTTAAAAGCGCGTCAAGGTGTGCGCTATCCTACACAAGAAGAAGTGGATGTATTAGACCCTGAGACTATGCAGCCCGTCCCTTGTAATGCTGAAACGGTTGGTGAAATTATGTTTCGTGGTAATAGCATGATGAAAGGTTATCTAAAAAATGAGAAAGCGACTAATGAAGCATTTAAACATGGCTGGTTCCATTCTGGTGATTTAGCCGTTAAGCATCCTGATGGTTATATTGAAATAAGAGATCGTTCTAAAGATATTATTATTTCAGGTGGAGAAAATATATCTTCAGTAGAAGTCGAAAGTATTTTATATCAACACCCTGACATATTAGAGGCAGCCGTTGTCGCGAAAAGCGATGAAAAATGGGGGGAAACTCCATGCGCCTTTGTTTCATTAAAGCGAGGCCGAAGCGCTACAGAGCAAGATATCATCAGTTTTTGTCGAGAACATATGGCTACATTTAAAGCCCCTAAGACAATTGTGTTTAGTGATTTACCAAAAACGTCGACAGGTAAAGTACAGAAATTTATTTTACGTGAAAAAGTAAAAAGCCTCTCATAA
- the purE gene encoding 5-(carboxyamino)imidazole ribonucleotide mutase — protein MSSTFVAILMGSDSDLPVMQATISVLKTFGIEHEVRVRSAHRTPDAAKAYVKDAEERGCKVFICAAGLAAHLAGAVAGMTTRPVIGVPIDNGPLQGHDALLSTVMMPGGIPVATVAIGKAGAKNAGYLAAQILGVADPSIAEKVKAERAANVIALLAKDEAMQEKLT, from the coding sequence ATGTCATCAACTTTTGTTGCAATTTTAATGGGTTCAGATTCTGACCTACCTGTTATGCAAGCAACCATCAGCGTTTTAAAAACATTTGGTATTGAACATGAAGTACGTGTTCGTTCAGCACATAGAACCCCTGATGCTGCTAAAGCTTACGTAAAAGATGCCGAAGAACGTGGCTGTAAAGTCTTTATATGTGCTGCAGGTTTAGCCGCTCATTTAGCCGGTGCTGTTGCAGGAATGACCACACGTCCAGTTATTGGTGTTCCCATTGATAACGGACCATTACAAGGTCATGATGCCTTACTTTCAACGGTTATGATGCCTGGTGGAATACCGGTTGCAACAGTTGCTATTGGTAAAGCTGGTGCAAAAAATGCGGGTTATTTAGCTGCACAAATATTAGGTGTTGCTGATCCGTCTATTGCAGAAAAAGTAAAAGCAGAACGCGCTGCTAATGTTATTGCTTTACTTGCAAAAGATGAAGCGATGCAAGAAAAATTAACATAA
- a CDS encoding DNA topoisomerase family protein, whose amino-acid sequence MPNSDKPLFSQHEHALEKAYEVCPECGSEIVIKNSKSGKFFGCASYPACDFTRPVVEHERVEDKILAGTECPECQHELAVKQGRYGMFIGCSNYPQCHHIEDTSGQEDVGVACPQCQKKGKQAELIERTNRYGKTFYSCEQYPKCKYVLNYPPVAENCPQCHWPILVKRKMASGNVIICPEKKCTYKRKEI is encoded by the coding sequence ATGCCTAATTCTGATAAACCCTTATTTTCACAGCACGAACATGCTTTAGAAAAAGCGTATGAAGTGTGCCCAGAATGTGGCAGTGAAATTGTTATAAAGAATAGTAAGTCGGGAAAGTTTTTTGGTTGTGCTTCCTATCCTGCCTGCGATTTCACTCGTCCAGTTGTCGAACACGAACGTGTCGAAGATAAAATTTTAGCTGGAACTGAATGCCCAGAGTGCCAACATGAACTTGCGGTTAAACAAGGGCGATATGGAATGTTTATCGGTTGTTCCAATTATCCCCAATGCCATCATATTGAAGATACTAGTGGTCAAGAAGACGTTGGCGTAGCTTGCCCACAGTGCCAGAAAAAGGGTAAGCAAGCCGAATTAATTGAGCGTACCAATCGCTATGGCAAAACATTTTATTCTTGTGAACAATATCCTAAATGCAAGTATGTCCTTAATTACCCACCCGTTGCTGAAAATTGCCCTCAATGCCATTGGCCGATATTAGTGAAGCGTAAAATGGCGAGTGGTAACGTCATAATCTGTCCAGAAAAGAAATGCACCTATAAGCGTAAAGAGATATAA
- a CDS encoding DUF494 family protein translates to MFDILMYLFENYIHSEAEIMVDHESLTDELTRAGFHQDEIYKALSWLEKLAALQDTDAYPYLTRVGRRSVRVYVDDEMQLLDVECRGFLLFLEQVNVLDFTTREMVIDRVMELDTKFFSIDDLKWVVLMVLFNVPGKENAYSQMEDLIFDEQEGPLH, encoded by the coding sequence ATGTTTGATATACTGATGTATCTTTTTGAAAACTATATACATAGTGAAGCCGAAATCATGGTGGATCATGAGTCATTAACGGATGAACTTACCCGAGCAGGTTTTCATCAAGACGAAATATATAAAGCGCTAAGTTGGTTAGAAAAGCTAGCAGCACTTCAAGACACCGATGCTTATCCGTATTTAACGCGAGTAGGGCGTCGCTCAGTACGTGTCTATGTTGATGATGAAATGCAATTACTTGATGTCGAGTGTCGAGGGTTTCTTTTATTTTTAGAGCAAGTGAATGTCCTAGATTTTACCACACGAGAAATGGTTATTGACCGCGTGATGGAGTTAGATACTAAGTTCTTCTCGATTGATGATTTAAAGTGGGTGGTACTTATGGTGTTATTTAACGTGCCAGGTAAAGAAAATGCTTACTCGCAAATGGAAGATCTTATTTTTGATGAGCAAGAAGGCCCATTACATTAA
- the dprA gene encoding DNA-processing protein DprA — MTIKYNLAVIPQQGDEYKKKSASHFWLALKLIPRLAIDKKLRLVELFGVEQLFHSSQELSSLNLTQKQIAAIRSPDWQRISEIIAATERCISAIIPFVDSRYPSQLKQIYDPPLVLFAQGNISLLNQMQIAMVGSRDASINGRENAFKFAQQLANAGLVVTSGLALGIDGAAHQGTLSAGGKTIAVVATGLDQVYPARHRLLAKNILDNDGAIISEFPPNTPPKPGYFPKRNRLISGLSVGVLVVEATIKSGSLVTARCAIEQNRDVFAIPSTINNPQAKGCHWLIKQGAKLVDNIADIVDELDLLPQRGLHLTINKEKEQRLEKSQKQHLFNDSLLASVGYEITPVDMVVSRSKLPIDVVLTRLTMLELKGLVATVPGGYQRVK; from the coding sequence GTGACAATAAAGTATAATTTAGCTGTTATCCCTCAACAGGGTGATGAGTATAAAAAGAAAAGCGCGAGTCACTTTTGGCTGGCGCTTAAGCTTATACCACGCCTAGCTATCGATAAAAAATTAAGACTTGTTGAACTCTTTGGAGTAGAACAACTTTTTCATTCCTCACAAGAACTGTCATCATTAAACCTTACTCAAAAACAGATAGCGGCGATTAGATCTCCTGATTGGCAAAGAATTTCTGAAATTATTGCCGCCACTGAACGATGTATTAGTGCCATTATTCCTTTTGTTGACTCTCGTTACCCTTCACAGTTAAAGCAAATTTATGATCCGCCATTGGTTTTATTTGCCCAAGGAAATATTAGCCTATTAAACCAAATGCAAATTGCGATGGTCGGTAGCCGAGATGCCAGTATTAATGGTCGAGAGAATGCGTTTAAATTTGCACAACAGTTAGCAAATGCTGGATTAGTGGTCACGAGTGGTTTAGCGCTAGGTATAGATGGCGCCGCTCACCAGGGGACGTTATCGGCAGGAGGTAAAACCATCGCGGTTGTCGCGACCGGTTTAGATCAGGTCTATCCAGCAAGACATCGATTATTAGCAAAAAACATTCTAGACAATGACGGTGCTATTATCAGTGAGTTCCCTCCAAACACCCCACCTAAGCCAGGTTATTTCCCCAAACGAAATAGATTGATTAGTGGTTTAAGTGTGGGGGTGCTGGTGGTTGAAGCCACTATTAAAAGTGGCTCTTTGGTAACCGCTCGTTGCGCCATAGAACAAAATCGTGACGTGTTTGCTATCCCAAGTACCATTAATAACCCACAAGCTAAAGGGTGTCACTGGCTGATTAAACAAGGTGCTAAACTTGTCGATAATATTGCCGATATAGTTGATGAATTAGATCTACTGCCACAAAGAGGTCTACACTTAACGATAAACAAAGAGAAAGAACAACGCTTAGAAAAAAGTCAAAAACAACACTTGTTTAACGATTCATTGTTAGCTAGTGTGGGTTATGAGATCACCCCCGTAGATATGGTGGTTTCACGAAGTAAATTACCGATAGATGTCGTACTAACTCGGTTAACAATGTTAGAGCTTAAAGGTCTGGTTGCTACGGTTCCAGGGGGTTACCAAAGAGTAAAATAG